The genomic window GTTGAGATTCAGAATGGTGAATCCATTGACTGCCGTTCCATACCAAGTACTCTTTGCGAGTAATGTCGTAATAGGCGGTAAGGTTCGTTGTGTGGCCCGCTCGCGTTGCCTCAAAAATAAATGACACCGTAGAGGTGCGGATGAGGAGTCGTTTGACTGCATTAATGGGTACCCTCTAATTCGGGGGTTGTCAAGGTGGGGAGGCAGTCGGGGAACCCGGGTTCCCCGACTGCGGCGGACTCGCCGGTTTTCTTCATTTTTTCGATCTTGCGACGTCGGCGCTGGATGCGATTGCCCAGCTCGAAAGGGTCGAGCGTTTCGTATTCGCGTTGCAGAGCAGCCTCCTGTTGTTCGCCAAGGATGCCGCTGACCTTCAGGCGGTCAAAGGGCGTGGCGGGGGCATCGTATTTCTTTTTGTACCGGCTTTTGACGCGAACCTTGCTTTTTAGCTTGAACGAGGGTTTGAAGAAGTTGTTGAGCCGTTCCCAGTCGCGGTAGAGTGCGTTGAGCTCTCTGATCATGGCCGGGTTGTCGAGCCGGTCGTAGCCGAGCAACTCGCGCACGTGCGTCCAGTTCTTTTGTTCGACATGGGCGTTGTCGTTCTTGTGGTACGGTCTGCTGCGTGTAAAACAGACGGGCTGTTTGCGTTGCAGGAAGTAGCGCGTGAGATGGTGGTTGAGGAACTCGCTGCCGTTGTCGCAGTCGAAGCCCAGGATGGCGAAGGGCAGCTTGTTTTCCACGTCGTGGGTTTGGTGCATCACGCCTTCAGCGCCTTTGTTCCAGACCGCGCGGGTTACCGTCCAGGTGCTTATGATGTCCGTATAGGTGATCGACCAGATGAAGTCCCCGCTCATCGATCCGCCACAGTGGGCTACTGTGTCGGCTTCGAGATAGCCGGGCCGGTCGAT from Pontiella desulfatans includes these protein-coding regions:
- a CDS encoding DDE-type integrase/transposase/recombinase, with product MSCETRMEYIAVQKRRYRRAEKAYKTRLLDEVCAVCGYDRKHATKLLNDSFTPSRGKRGRKGEYDSAELRKTLKTLWLRSGQLCGKRLKPAMPHWLKHYEKHYEPLSTECREKLLRISPASIDRVLKPFKAQYQRRRNTGTKPGSLLKNQIPIRTSTEDIDRPGYLEADTVAHCGGSMSGDFIWSITYTDIISTWTVTRAVWNKGAEGVMHQTHDVENKLPFAILGFDCDNGSEFLNHHLTRYFLQRKQPVCFTRSRPYHKNDNAHVEQKNWTHVRELLGYDRLDNPAMIRELNALYRDWERLNNFFKPSFKLKSKVRVKSRYKKKYDAPATPFDRLKVSGILGEQQEAALQREYETLDPFELGNRIQRRRRKIEKMKKTGESAAVGEPGFPDCLPTLTTPELEGTH